Proteins encoded in a region of the Candidatus Methylomirabilota bacterium genome:
- a CDS encoding TetR/AcrR family transcriptional regulator, with protein MPRNLSKADVEAFRARLCAVAQKRFARQGVDGVSMRQLADELGCSPMTPYRYFRDKEEILAAVRAAAFDRFAQALEEAARQTRGDLRAGGQAMGEAYIRFALGDPEGYRLMFDLAQPHPDRYPDLVRASNRARGMMSAALEGLVKAGVFTGDPQLMGYVFWATMHGLVVLHLAGKLPDKPDFRAIQREAMRLLVAGARSGAVAPGPRSARRRKTS; from the coding sequence GTGCCGCGCAACCTCTCGAAGGCCGACGTCGAGGCGTTCCGGGCGCGGCTCTGCGCGGTGGCCCAGAAGCGCTTCGCCCGGCAGGGCGTCGACGGGGTCAGCATGCGTCAGCTCGCCGACGAGCTGGGCTGCAGCCCGATGACCCCGTACCGTTACTTCCGCGACAAGGAGGAGATCCTCGCCGCGGTGCGGGCCGCCGCCTTCGACCGCTTCGCGCAGGCGCTGGAAGAGGCGGCGCGGCAGACGCGCGGCGACCTGCGCGCGGGCGGTCAGGCGATGGGCGAGGCCTACATCCGCTTCGCCCTCGGCGATCCCGAGGGGTACCGGCTGATGTTCGACCTGGCGCAGCCGCACCCCGACCGCTACCCGGATCTGGTCCGCGCGAGCAATCGGGCGCGCGGCATGATGAGCGCGGCGCTGGAGGGCCTGGTGAAGGCCGGCGTCTTCACCGGCGATCCCCAGCTCATGGGCTACGTCTTCTGGGCCACCATGCACGGCCTGGTCGTCCTGCACCTGGCCGGCAAGCTGCCCGACAAGCCCGACTTCCGCGCGATCCAGCGCGAGGCGATGCGCCTGCTGGTGGCCGGCGCGCGATCGGGCGCGGTCGCGCCCGGCCCGCGTTCGGCGCGACGGAGGAAGACGTCGTGA
- a CDS encoding xanthine dehydrogenase family protein molybdopterin-binding subunit produces the protein MTDRAASDGHGDGWIGRPLKRREDHRLLIGAGAYVDDMTPPGCLHVALLRSAHAHARITRLDVEAARRAPGVRLVVTGKDVATLGPMPVNRLMPDMRVPPHPIVADTHVHSTGVPVAAVVADDAYRAHDALDLIEVDYEPLPALSEPGPSLAAGAPQLFPEVAGNRALTRALREGDAAAAFRAAAHVVTLDVAQARVSAVAMEPRAVLASWDRFAEELSMWVSCQAPFRIRAEVARLLDLPESRVRVIAPDVGGGFGVKTGPYREDVLLAWLARQLGRPVKWVALRREDQLTTNQARGSLCEGALALDADGRITGLRATIASPLGASLMNAAAGSPWNHARLLPGAYVIPSCDITVSGAVTTTAPVAAYRGAGRPEACFFIERLMDTAARALGLDPADLRRRNFIAADRFPFRTITGQVYDSGDYPQALERALKAADYDGLRRQQAERRARGEIVGVGLASYVEPCALGWESGAIRVERSGKVTAITGSSAHGQGHETTFAQVVADHLGLTPDDVTVLHGDTRSGPEGFGTFGSRSVALGGGALARVSVEVRDKGRRIAARLLEAAVEDVVAARGGFHVAGVPAKRVTWREVAGAAYAGGQALPAGDTPGLEATTYFQAEAECWSFGTVVCAVAVDPETGRLVIERLVWVDDAGTIINPLLAEGQLHGSLAQGLGQALMEAIVYDADGQCLTSTLMDYAIPRAEDMPAVLIEKMHTPSPRNPLGAKGLGEAGCIAMPPAMVNAAVDALAPLGITHVDMPLTAPRLRAALTARR, from the coding sequence ATGACCGACCGCGCGGCGAGCGACGGGCACGGCGACGGCTGGATCGGGCGCCCCCTCAAGCGACGAGAAGACCACCGGCTGCTGATCGGCGCCGGCGCGTACGTGGACGACATGACCCCGCCGGGCTGCCTGCACGTGGCGCTGCTGCGCTCCGCGCACGCCCACGCCCGCATCACCCGCCTCGACGTCGAGGCCGCGCGCCGCGCTCCGGGCGTGCGGCTGGTGGTGACCGGCAAGGACGTGGCCACCCTCGGGCCCATGCCGGTGAACCGTCTGATGCCGGACATGCGCGTGCCGCCGCATCCGATCGTGGCCGACACCCACGTGCACTCGACCGGCGTGCCGGTCGCCGCGGTGGTGGCCGACGATGCCTATCGCGCCCACGACGCCCTCGACCTGATCGAGGTCGACTACGAGCCGCTGCCGGCCCTGTCCGAGCCCGGACCGTCCCTCGCCGCCGGCGCCCCGCAGCTCTTCCCGGAGGTCGCGGGCAACCGGGCGCTGACCCGCGCGCTCCGCGAGGGCGACGCGGCCGCCGCCTTCCGCGCGGCCGCGCACGTGGTGACGCTCGACGTGGCTCAGGCACGCGTGTCGGCGGTGGCGATGGAGCCGCGCGCGGTGCTGGCCAGCTGGGATCGCTTCGCCGAGGAGCTGTCGATGTGGGTCTCCTGCCAGGCCCCGTTCCGCATCCGGGCCGAGGTGGCGCGCCTGCTCGACCTGCCCGAGAGCCGGGTGCGGGTGATCGCTCCGGACGTGGGCGGCGGCTTCGGGGTGAAGACCGGGCCCTACCGCGAGGACGTGCTGCTCGCCTGGCTCGCCCGGCAGCTCGGGCGTCCGGTCAAGTGGGTCGCGCTGCGCCGCGAGGACCAGCTCACCACCAACCAGGCGCGCGGCTCTCTGTGCGAGGGCGCGCTGGCGCTGGACGCCGACGGGCGCATCACCGGCCTGCGCGCGACCATCGCCTCGCCGCTCGGCGCCTCGCTCATGAACGCGGCCGCCGGTTCGCCCTGGAACCACGCCCGGCTGCTGCCCGGCGCCTACGTGATCCCGTCGTGCGACATCACGGTGTCCGGCGCGGTGACCACGACCGCGCCGGTGGCGGCCTACCGCGGCGCCGGGCGCCCCGAGGCCTGCTTCTTCATCGAGCGGCTGATGGACACCGCGGCGCGCGCGCTCGGGCTGGACCCGGCCGACCTGCGCCGGCGCAATTTCATCGCGGCCGATCGCTTCCCGTTCCGGACCATCACCGGCCAGGTCTACGACTCCGGAGATTATCCGCAGGCGCTGGAGCGTGCCCTGAAGGCGGCCGACTACGACGGCCTCCGGCGGCAGCAGGCCGAGCGGCGGGCCCGTGGCGAGATCGTCGGCGTCGGGCTCGCGTCCTACGTGGAGCCGTGCGCGCTGGGCTGGGAGAGCGGCGCGATCCGCGTCGAGCGCTCCGGCAAGGTCACCGCGATCACCGGCTCGAGCGCCCACGGTCAGGGGCACGAGACCACGTTCGCCCAGGTGGTGGCCGACCACCTCGGCCTCACCCCCGACGACGTCACCGTGCTCCACGGCGATACCCGCTCGGGGCCGGAGGGCTTCGGCACCTTCGGCAGCCGCAGCGTGGCCCTGGGTGGCGGCGCGCTGGCGCGGGTGTCGGTGGAGGTGCGCGACAAGGGCCGGCGCATCGCGGCCCGGCTGCTGGAGGCCGCGGTCGAGGACGTCGTCGCGGCCCGCGGCGGCTTCCACGTCGCCGGCGTGCCCGCCAAGCGCGTCACGTGGAGGGAGGTCGCGGGGGCGGCCTACGCGGGCGGCCAGGCGCTGCCCGCGGGCGACACGCCCGGGCTCGAGGCCACCACCTACTTCCAGGCCGAGGCGGAGTGCTGGAGCTTCGGCACGGTGGTCTGCGCGGTCGCGGTGGATCCGGAGACCGGCCGCCTCGTCATCGAGCGGCTCGTGTGGGTGGACGACGCGGGCACCATCATCAATCCGCTGCTGGCCGAGGGGCAGCTGCACGGCTCGCTGGCGCAGGGGCTCGGCCAGGCCCTGATGGAGGCCATCGTCTACGACGCGGACGGGCAGTGCCTGACCAGCACCCTGATGGACTACGCGATCCCGCGCGCGGAGGACATGCCGGCGGTGCTGATCGAGAAGATGCACACGCCCTCGCCCCGCAATCCCCTCGGGGCCAAGGGCCTGGGCGAGGCCGGCTGCATCGCGATGCCGCCCGCGATGGTCAACGCGGCGGTGGACGCGCTGGCGCCCCTCGGTATCACGCACGTGGACATGCCGCTCACCGCCCCGCGCCTGCGCGCGGCGCTCACGGCACGGCGCTAA
- a CDS encoding alpha/beta fold hydrolase, which produces MKALTIETRRGARCRVLEAGSGPPVVFLHGAGGLLADNPFLDRLAARYHVFAPELPGYGESTGEELLEDMLDFTLHGWDVVSALGLTRPHLIGHSMGGMIAAEMAAVAPRDVDRLVLVAAAGLWLEEHPIPDIFALLPGELVELLFQDPAQGQTLLTGGVDFSDMEAFKAFYLGQQRRLAMAGKILFPIPNRRVSKRLYRVAAPTLVLWGDADRLIVPAYARQWGRLIPGATVEMIPDAAHMLPYEQPEAFVSAVSRFLPR; this is translated from the coding sequence ATGAAAGCGCTGACCATCGAGACTCGTCGCGGCGCGCGCTGCCGCGTGCTGGAGGCGGGCAGCGGGCCGCCGGTCGTCTTCCTCCACGGCGCGGGCGGCCTCCTCGCCGACAACCCGTTCCTCGATCGGCTCGCCGCGCGCTACCACGTCTTCGCACCCGAGCTGCCCGGCTACGGCGAGTCCACCGGCGAGGAATTGCTGGAGGACATGCTCGACTTCACGCTGCACGGCTGGGACGTCGTCTCGGCGCTCGGTCTCACCCGCCCGCATCTGATCGGCCATTCGATGGGCGGGATGATCGCGGCGGAGATGGCCGCGGTCGCGCCGCGCGACGTGGACCGGCTCGTCCTGGTGGCCGCCGCGGGGCTCTGGCTCGAGGAGCACCCGATCCCGGACATCTTCGCGCTGCTGCCCGGAGAGCTCGTCGAGCTGCTGTTCCAGGACCCCGCGCAAGGGCAGACCCTGCTCACCGGCGGCGTGGACTTCTCGGACATGGAGGCGTTCAAGGCGTTCTACCTGGGCCAGCAGCGGCGGCTCGCCATGGCGGGCAAGATCCTGTTCCCGATCCCGAACCGGCGGGTCTCCAAGCGGCTGTACCGCGTCGCCGCGCCCACGCTGGTGCTCTGGGGCGACGCCGATCGACTGATCGTTCCCGCGTACGCCCGCCAGTGGGGCCGGCTCATCCCGGGCGCCACCGTCGAGATGATTCCCGACGCCGCGCACATGCTGCCCTACGAGCAGCCGGAGGCCTTCGTCTCGGCGGTCTCCCGATTCCTGCCCCGGTAG
- a CDS encoding LLM class flavin-dependent oxidoreductase, with protein MKFTWFNLMPWPYLPDDFREKHRSVWVDIPNTLYDPRKGHYVYHQYMDQLEYAESLGFDGIGCNEHHQNGYGLMPSPNLIAAGLARRTSRAAICVIGNSIAGYNPPIRVAEEFAMLDVISGGRLVAGFPVGTPMDTNFCYGQIPALTRDKYQEAHDMIMKAWAEDEPFAFDGKYNQLRWVNCWPKPIQKPHPPIYIPGGGSIETWDFCLDHDYNYSYLSFYGYLRGKSLLEGYWDRVAKRGKDDSPYRAAFAQIICVADSDAEAEELYAEHCLYFFNRCLHVFPPFADPPGYRTVNTIKYGALSQLRMEAQRIMQGLTWKQLVDERFIIAGSPETVRQQLEECITGLRIGHLFCLLHTGNMPDWKTRHSTKLFAEKVMPQLRHLWSDWKDDTRWWIHPMDERLHPEETRPGAEKPGQEWR; from the coding sequence ATGAAATTCACCTGGTTCAATCTGATGCCGTGGCCGTACCTGCCCGACGATTTCCGGGAGAAGCACCGCTCGGTGTGGGTCGACATCCCGAACACGCTCTACGACCCCCGGAAGGGCCACTACGTCTACCACCAGTACATGGACCAGCTGGAGTACGCGGAGAGCCTGGGCTTCGACGGCATCGGCTGCAACGAGCACCACCAGAACGGTTACGGGCTCATGCCCTCGCCCAACCTGATCGCGGCCGGCCTGGCTCGCCGGACCTCGCGCGCGGCGATCTGCGTGATCGGCAACTCCATCGCGGGCTACAACCCGCCCATCCGGGTCGCCGAGGAGTTCGCCATGCTCGACGTGATCTCGGGCGGGCGCCTGGTGGCCGGCTTCCCGGTCGGCACCCCGATGGACACCAACTTCTGCTACGGCCAGATTCCCGCGCTGACCCGCGACAAGTACCAGGAGGCCCACGACATGATCATGAAGGCGTGGGCCGAGGACGAGCCCTTCGCCTTCGACGGCAAGTACAACCAGCTGCGCTGGGTGAACTGCTGGCCCAAGCCGATCCAGAAGCCGCACCCGCCGATCTACATCCCGGGCGGTGGGTCGATCGAGACGTGGGATTTCTGCCTCGACCACGACTACAACTACTCGTACCTGTCCTTCTACGGCTACCTGCGCGGCAAGTCCCTGCTCGAGGGCTACTGGGACCGCGTGGCCAAGCGCGGCAAGGACGACTCGCCCTATCGCGCCGCCTTCGCCCAGATCATCTGCGTGGCCGACTCCGACGCGGAGGCCGAGGAGCTCTACGCGGAGCACTGCCTCTACTTCTTCAACCGGTGCCTCCACGTTTTCCCGCCCTTCGCGGATCCGCCCGGCTACCGCACCGTGAACACCATCAAGTACGGCGCGCTCTCCCAGCTGCGGATGGAGGCGCAGCGGATCATGCAGGGCCTCACCTGGAAGCAGCTCGTGGACGAGCGCTTCATCATCGCGGGCAGCCCGGAGACGGTGCGCCAGCAGCTCGAGGAGTGCATCACCGGCCTGCGCATCGGCCATCTCTTCTGCCTGCTCCACACCGGCAACATGCCGGACTGGAAGACGCGCCACTCCACCAAGCTCTTCGCCGAGAAGGTCATGCCCCAGCTGCGCCACCTGTGGTCGGACTGGAAGGACGACACGCGCTGGTGGATCCATCCCATGGACGAGCGCCTCCACCCCGAGGAGACGAGGCCCGGCGCCGAGAAGCCCGGTCAGGAGTGGCGGTGA
- a CDS encoding MFS transporter, with translation MILAAFHVKSFRYQWPADLLTSWAFEMETIILGWYVMVQTGSVLLLTAFGSLQFLGTLAAPMFGVLGDRVGGRLMLCFMRAVYLSLAALVMLLALTGALSPAWVFVAATLNGIFRPNDLVMRNALIGETIPPAHLVGALGMSRATMDSARVGGALAGAGLSTALGIGYSYLFVTAFYAASLTLTFRIARARPVPDPAAPSPYPLPLAGDRQGASRWRDLKDGLAHVRETPRLLAPMWLAFLINLTAYPVSGGLLPYVAQRIYHVDATGLGWLVAAFSFGGLLASIGVVVTGGSRHPERATLVYTAVWYALLLGFGHLASMGPGLLTLLAAGFVQNVAMISMTGVLLAAAGQRFRGRVMGVRALAVYGLPIGLMVSGALIGRIGYPATITLSAAVGLLFTLLIGVRWRAAMWRRSRPVTA, from the coding sequence GTGATCCTCGCCGCGTTCCACGTCAAGAGCTTCCGCTATCAGTGGCCCGCGGATCTCTTGACCTCGTGGGCTTTCGAGATGGAGACCATCATCCTCGGCTGGTACGTGATGGTCCAGACCGGCTCGGTCCTGCTGCTCACCGCCTTCGGCTCGCTCCAGTTCCTCGGCACGCTGGCCGCGCCGATGTTCGGCGTGCTGGGCGACCGGGTCGGCGGCCGCCTCATGCTCTGCTTCATGCGCGCGGTGTACCTGTCCCTCGCGGCGCTGGTGATGCTCCTGGCCCTGACCGGCGCGCTGTCGCCGGCCTGGGTGTTCGTGGCCGCGACGCTGAACGGCATCTTCCGGCCCAACGACCTCGTGATGCGCAACGCCCTCATCGGGGAGACGATCCCGCCCGCGCATCTGGTCGGCGCGCTCGGCATGTCGCGGGCCACCATGGACTCGGCGCGGGTGGGCGGCGCGCTCGCGGGCGCCGGGCTCTCCACCGCGCTGGGCATCGGCTACAGCTACCTGTTCGTCACCGCCTTCTACGCGGCGAGCTTGACGCTGACATTCAGGATCGCGCGGGCGCGGCCCGTGCCGGATCCGGCCGCCCCCTCACCCTACCCTCTCCCCCTCGCGGGTGACCGGCAGGGAGCGTCGCGGTGGCGCGATCTGAAGGACGGGCTCGCCCACGTGCGGGAGACGCCGCGGCTGCTCGCGCCGATGTGGCTCGCGTTCCTCATCAACCTGACCGCGTACCCGGTGTCGGGCGGGCTGCTGCCCTACGTCGCGCAGCGGATCTACCACGTGGACGCCACCGGCCTCGGCTGGCTGGTGGCCGCCTTCTCCTTCGGCGGCCTGCTCGCCTCGATCGGCGTGGTGGTGACGGGCGGGTCGCGCCATCCCGAGCGCGCCACGCTCGTCTATACCGCGGTCTGGTACGCGCTGCTGCTGGGCTTCGGCCACCTGGCGAGCATGGGCCCGGGCCTCCTCACGCTGCTCGCGGCCGGGTTCGTCCAGAACGTGGCGATGATCTCGATGACCGGCGTGCTGCTCGCCGCGGCGGGTCAGCGCTTCCGCGGCCGCGTGATGGGCGTGCGCGCGCTCGCGGTCTACGGGCTGCCCATCGGGCTCATGGTCTCGGGCGCGCTGATCGGGCGCATCGGCTACCCGGCGACGATCACCCTGTCCGCGGCGGTGGGCCTGCTGTTCACGCTGCTCATCGGGGTGCGGTGGCGCGCCGCGATGTGGCGACGGTCCCGCCCGGTCACCGCCTGA
- a CDS encoding LLM class flavin-dependent oxidoreductase: MAPARPRFGIVFLPESLGGFGDLCREAEAEGFDWLGVADSQSVFRELYVALTLAALHTKRMRVGPLVTNPLTRHLVVTASAIASVDEVSGGRAVLGLGSGDSAIYTIGAPPATLAGLEEAIVTLGRLTRGEPIEREGRTWRVHRSTRRMPLYLAAEGPRTLELAGRLADGVIVGLGLTPEVIRLSLAAIERGARAAGRTLDDVDVWWFAKTSLADRRDEAIAPITMALAASANHAFRFTLEGKGVPVDLHEKIRALQREYNAHHHEIPGAGNASLPDRWGLTEFLVDRFAIAGTPDDCVAQIRRAMDAGARQFMITGFVPDPGAFMRRWARDVAGRVAG, from the coding sequence ATGGCGCCCGCTCGCCCGCGGTTCGGCATCGTGTTCCTGCCCGAGTCGCTCGGCGGCTTCGGCGATCTCTGCCGCGAGGCGGAAGCCGAGGGCTTCGACTGGCTCGGGGTGGCCGACTCGCAGTCGGTCTTCCGCGAGCTGTACGTCGCGCTCACCCTCGCGGCGCTGCATACGAAGCGGATGCGCGTCGGCCCGCTCGTCACCAACCCCCTCACCCGGCACCTGGTCGTCACCGCGAGCGCGATCGCCAGCGTGGACGAGGTGTCGGGCGGACGCGCGGTGCTCGGCCTCGGCTCGGGAGACAGCGCGATCTACACCATCGGCGCGCCGCCGGCCACGCTGGCCGGGCTCGAGGAGGCCATCGTCACGCTCGGCCGGCTCACCCGCGGCGAGCCGATCGAGCGCGAGGGCCGCACCTGGCGCGTCCACCGCTCGACCCGACGCATGCCCCTCTACCTCGCCGCGGAGGGGCCGCGCACCCTCGAGCTGGCCGGCCGCCTCGCCGACGGCGTCATCGTCGGCCTCGGGCTCACCCCCGAGGTGATCCGGCTCTCGCTGGCCGCCATCGAGCGCGGCGCCCGCGCGGCCGGCCGCACCCTCGACGACGTCGACGTCTGGTGGTTCGCCAAGACCAGCCTCGCCGACCGCCGCGACGAGGCGATCGCGCCGATCACGATGGCGCTGGCGGCCAGCGCCAATCACGCGTTCCGCTTCACGCTGGAGGGCAAGGGCGTGCCGGTCGATCTGCACGAGAAGATCCGCGCGCTGCAGCGCGAGTACAACGCGCACCACCACGAGATCCCCGGCGCGGGCAACGCGAGCCTGCCCGACCGCTGGGGGCTCACCGAGTTCCTGGTGGACCGCTTCGCCATCGCGGGCACGCCGGATGACTGCGTGGCCCAGATCCGCCGCGCGATGGACGCGGGCGCGCGGCAGTTCATGATCACCGGATTCGTGCCGGACCCGGGCGCGTTCATGCGCCGCTGGGCCCGCGACGTCGCGGGCCGCGTCGCCGGGTGA
- a CDS encoding NIPSNAP family protein: protein MIYEFRTYALKPRSLAEVEKRFGEAYEYRKKYSPLTAFWHTEIGPLNEIIHVWGYRDLAERARVRAEAAKESNWPPKIRDFVVDQQVEVLTPFAFVPEITPGTMGPIFEIRRYSLTPGSLPGVMKRWEGAIGERVKLSPLVLAGGMEFGGANRFVHIWAYKSMDQRLQVREQARKAGVWPPPGGGDELLAQETKIVMPSAFSPLQ from the coding sequence ATGATCTACGAATTTCGTACTTACGCGCTCAAGCCCCGCAGCCTCGCCGAGGTGGAGAAGCGATTCGGGGAGGCGTACGAGTACCGGAAGAAGTACTCGCCGCTCACCGCCTTCTGGCACACCGAGATCGGTCCGTTGAACGAGATCATCCACGTGTGGGGCTACCGCGACCTGGCCGAGCGCGCCCGCGTCCGGGCCGAGGCGGCCAAGGAGTCGAACTGGCCGCCCAAGATCCGCGACTTCGTCGTGGACCAGCAGGTGGAGGTGCTCACGCCGTTTGCCTTCGTGCCCGAGATCACCCCGGGCACCATGGGTCCCATCTTCGAGATCCGCCGCTACAGCCTGACTCCCGGCTCGCTGCCCGGCGTGATGAAGCGCTGGGAGGGCGCGATCGGGGAGCGCGTCAAGCTCTCGCCCCTGGTGCTGGCCGGCGGGATGGAGTTCGGCGGCGCGAACCGCTTCGTCCACATCTGGGCCTACAAGAGCATGGACCAGCGGCTGCAGGTGCGGGAGCAGGCGCGCAAGGCCGGGGTCTGGCCCCCGCCGGGCGGCGGCGACGAGCTGCTGGCGCAGGAGACCAAGATCGTCATGCCCTCGGCCTTCTCGCCGCTGCAGTAG
- a CDS encoding VOC family protein has product MPPTKLAHVVFQTNRKQAMQDWYCAVLGGRVVYENAQLGFVTYDDEHHRVAFIDFGPLAPRSTGGELMVRDTDQPGLHHVAFTFGSMGELLDTYTRLKTDGVRPFLAINHGPTTSMYYADPDGNRVELQIDNFATVEEGEAWMHSPAFDRNPIGVEFDPDELVRKFEAGVPVAELVVRDG; this is encoded by the coding sequence ATGCCGCCGACCAAGCTGGCGCACGTGGTGTTCCAGACCAACCGCAAGCAGGCGATGCAGGACTGGTACTGCGCGGTGCTGGGCGGCCGCGTGGTCTACGAGAACGCGCAGCTCGGCTTCGTGACGTACGACGACGAGCACCATCGCGTCGCGTTCATCGACTTCGGGCCCCTCGCCCCGCGGTCGACCGGCGGTGAGCTGATGGTGCGCGACACCGATCAGCCGGGCCTCCACCACGTGGCCTTCACCTTCGGCTCGATGGGCGAGCTGCTGGACACCTACACGCGCCTGAAGACGGATGGCGTGCGCCCGTTCCTGGCCATCAACCACGGGCCGACCACCTCCATGTATTACGCCGACCCCGACGGCAACCGGGTCGAGCTGCAGATCGACAACTTCGCGACCGTCGAGGAGGGCGAGGCCTGGATGCACTCGCCCGCGTTCGATCGCAACCCGATCGGCGTGGAGTTCGATCCCGACGAGCTGGTGCGGAAGTTCGAGGCCGGCGTGCCGGTGGCCGAGCTGGTCGTCCGTGACGGCTGA
- a CDS encoding DinB family protein — MTAEPLPPSAVAALLGAAATMIHAEMGALAPDALEFHPAPGEWCAKEVLGHLIECERRGFSGRIAVILAGDTPALEGWDQEAVARARHDCRRDWSALYREFRDLRDASVTQVAGLAPAELGRGGAHPKVGLLRVSDLLHEWVHHDRNHIRQMLANVQAYAWPHMGNAQRFSLP; from the coding sequence GTGACGGCTGAGCCGCTGCCGCCGTCCGCGGTGGCCGCGCTGCTCGGCGCCGCCGCCACCATGATCCACGCCGAGATGGGAGCGCTCGCCCCGGACGCCCTCGAGTTCCATCCCGCCCCCGGGGAGTGGTGCGCGAAGGAGGTGCTCGGCCACCTCATCGAGTGCGAGCGGCGCGGCTTCTCCGGCCGCATCGCCGTCATCCTGGCCGGTGACACGCCCGCGCTCGAGGGGTGGGACCAGGAGGCGGTGGCGCGCGCCCGCCACGATTGCCGCCGCGACTGGTCGGCGCTCTACCGCGAGTTCCGCGACCTGCGCGACGCGAGCGTGACGCAGGTGGCGGGGCTCGCGCCTGCCGAGCTCGGGCGCGGCGGCGCGCACCCGAAGGTCGGGCTCCTCCGCGTGTCCGATCTGCTCCACGAGTGGGTGCACCACGATCGCAACCACATCCGCCAGATGCTGGCCAACGTGCAGGCCTACGCGTGGCCCCACATGGGCAACGCGCAGCGCTTCTCGCTCCCCTGA
- a CDS encoding glutamate-1-semialdehyde 2,1-aminomutase — protein MPDTTTPRSTEETRLLERARQRLPGGVLGTSRYADDVGFVVKRGQGSKIYDVSGREYIDYVMASGPLVLGHAHPAVVAAVREQLAGGTTYFMVTEPIIELAEEICRAVPCAEQVRFTSTGSEATFFALRVARTARQRDKILKFEGGYHGAHDYSMMSSAPRSPKAFPAPVPDSSGIPHALEDEVLVAPYNDLATVEGIVATHADELAAVIIEPFQRLIPPQPGFLAGLREITRRHGVLLIFDEVVTGFRLAYGGAQEYYGVVPDIACVGKIVGGGFPLAAVCAAADLMQPFDPGRDGRGEFISQSGTLNGNPIAAVAGLATLAELRKPGAYERLLGTGRKLMTGLAEIAARSGFAAQVVGEPVVFDLLFTAEPVTDYRSLQKADGARARAFTTELIKRGVVKNTQKMYMSLAHTDADVATTLQACEDALKAL, from the coding sequence ATGCCCGACACCACGACGCCCCGATCGACCGAAGAGACCCGACTGCTCGAGCGCGCCCGTCAGCGCCTGCCCGGCGGCGTGCTGGGGACCTCCCGCTACGCCGACGACGTGGGCTTCGTGGTCAAGCGCGGCCAGGGCTCCAAGATCTACGACGTGAGCGGCCGCGAGTACATCGACTACGTGATGGCCTCGGGCCCGCTGGTGCTGGGGCACGCCCATCCCGCGGTGGTGGCGGCGGTGCGCGAGCAGCTGGCCGGCGGCACGACCTACTTCATGGTGACCGAGCCGATCATCGAGCTGGCCGAGGAGATCTGCCGCGCGGTGCCGTGCGCCGAGCAGGTGCGCTTCACCTCGACCGGCTCGGAGGCGACCTTCTTCGCCCTGCGGGTCGCGCGCACCGCGCGGCAGCGCGACAAGATCCTCAAGTTCGAGGGCGGCTATCACGGCGCCCACGACTACTCGATGATGTCGTCGGCGCCCCGCTCGCCGAAGGCGTTTCCGGCACCGGTGCCGGACTCCTCGGGCATCCCGCACGCGCTCGAGGACGAGGTCCTGGTCGCGCCCTACAACGACCTGGCCACCGTGGAGGGCATCGTGGCCACGCACGCCGACGAGCTGGCCGCGGTCATCATCGAGCCCTTCCAGCGGCTCATCCCGCCCCAGCCCGGGTTCCTGGCCGGGCTGCGCGAGATCACGCGGCGCCACGGCGTGCTGCTGATCTTCGACGAGGTCGTCACCGGCTTCCGGCTGGCCTACGGCGGCGCGCAGGAGTACTACGGCGTGGTGCCGGACATCGCCTGCGTGGGCAAGATCGTGGGCGGCGGCTTCCCGCTCGCCGCGGTGTGCGCCGCCGCCGACCTGATGCAGCCCTTCGACCCGGGGCGCGACGGCCGGGGCGAGTTCATCTCGCAGTCCGGCACGCTCAACGGCAACCCGATCGCCGCGGTCGCGGGTCTGGCCACCCTGGCCGAGCTACGCAAGCCGGGCGCCTACGAGCGGCTGCTCGGCACCGGGCGGAAGCTGATGACCGGCCTCGCCGAGATCGCGGCGCGTTCCGGCTTCGCCGCGCAGGTGGTGGGCGAGCCGGTGGTCTTCGATCTGCTGTTCACCGCCGAGCCGGTGACCGACTACCGCTCACTGCAGAAGGCGGACGGGGCGCGAGCCCGCGCCTTCACCACCGAGCTGATCAAGCGCGGCGTGGTCAAGAACACCCAGAAGATGTACATGTCGCTGGCCCACACCGACGCCGACGTCGCCACCACCCTCCAGGCCTGCGAAGACGCCCTGAAAGCGCTCTGA